In the genome of Manduca sexta isolate Smith_Timp_Sample1 unplaced genomic scaffold, JHU_Msex_v1.0 HiC_scaffold_177, whole genome shotgun sequence, the window aaatcaataaaacaaaacctctccggcggggaatcgaaccccggtCTCCCGCGTGACAGGCGGGGATACTGACCACTATACTACCGAAGACTTGCGGAAAACAGCCAAATAGAAGTTAGCTTAGCTTAGCTCTTATTAACTATAATTGTGTTTTATGCAATTACTGCTGCAGCCTTTGTAATATGTAAATCGTGTACAGCGTATTGTGTGCTGATGCTTTTTACCCCTTTGCCGAATGCCATTGCCCATTGTCCAATTACACGTCACACTGACAGACCCTAATATTGACACAGCCACGGACTCTGAAACTCGCATTGACACCTACAAAACTGACGTAGACCCTGAAGCTAACCCTGGCAATGTTCTTTACTCTCAGATACTAAACTATTCAAAATACGCATACCTTCTTCCAGGAACCGAGCTCTCATTTCAATATCAGCCCTATCGTCGAAGCAATGAGCCTTGTAAGATATGCTATGGGGAAGACTGCCTGCAGATGAACCAGGCAAGGTGCGAGTACTACGTGGAAACAGATGAGATACTGCATGAAGAAAAGATCGAGGAAGTTGATAATCATGAGATGAGGGAGGAAGTAGATCGATTGATGTACCGGTTTATGGAGAAaggtgatttatttattgatttatttaaggacctccaacgtaGGATGCacggcttataataaatacaatgtcgtagtatttgtacaattagcaatgtgacgtgcctcttcaattataggagaccacagcatgcaaatttatatattaatacagcggcaaaaataataataaggttattcACAATCTAGATGTTCTTAGACGTATTTAGAGACTTAAAGCTTTAAGGACTATAATTTAGGATTTACGGATGCCTAGCACAAAATGAATGCAGACTTTTATAGTGATACCTTCTGAGACTAATAATGAAATCTTAAAATGGTGGAAAATTAATGAGGATTTTTACCAAATTAATCATTTGAAATTATCATATTTGTTACAGCATCTGATGCCAACACTGAATGTATACCACTAGTATCTCCAATATGCGGATTGCACCCTAAAGGTAAGTAATATTAGATCCTTCGGTCTACTCCTAGATGATTGTACATAGGATATTTATATCTGCTCAGACCTTCCATACTGGCCTATATAAGTtagtcgcgtttcgggatcagcccgtgtatatctgGCTTCAAACAGGCgggcataataaaataaaataaaattgcctgAGTTGTGATCTCTCGTCTGTCGATCTATCTTGCCCCTACTCCCTAATCATTAAATGCAGTAATCTCACTTTgccgtataaaattattatgtaatcttGTAATACGAATTGCATCTTGTGGCTGCATTGTGATACgattatttaatatgtctcaTTTAACAAGTCTTCGGTAGTATAGTGGTCAGTATCCCCGCCTGTCACGCGGGAGaccggggttcgattccccgccggagagaaaccttttaaattttcatttttaatgtttacccttattttaaaaaatattctttatatctTTGTAACTTATCTGAaagtgtgtgtagtctaccaatccgcactaagcgaGCGTGGTGGTCTAAAGGCAAAACCCTGTCAATAGTAGAGGACTAAGGAGGCCCGTGTTGAGCAATGGACAGCTGGTATTATAACATTTCCTTTTCGGGACTTAATTTTAAGAGAAAGTTCATTCTTATATTTTCAATCTCAGAAAACATATGTGTCGGTTGCAAGACTTGCAGCTGTGACCTTAGCGGCAGCTGGAACTGCACCACGGTGAGCCGGTGCCGAGCTGACGTCGTCACCGACATCGACCATCGCATGCTAGTCTTCATCATTGAGAATCTTATGAACGGTAGGTTTATCCAtgatttaaatctatatataaaaatgaatccctatttcccttggtcacgccatcacgcgtgaacggcagGACCgacttcactattttttttgtagtgtttgttattgcgcggaaaatttgaaaatttaagaaaacttaatattaattttatagaactgtcaattatttgaaataactgtcagcgattgacagaatgcgcgctgcaaattcatagttaagacgggacaacgcctgtcgggtcagctagtaaaataatataataaacaagtatTAGAGCCTTTTCATAGTGAACAGCCATATTTTGCCAGATATTTGAGAGCATACATTTTATTAGTGTGActttaataatagtatttacTCAGAAAGAAACAAACCCTTAAAGCTGGAAAAATTGTGTGTTGTTATTTTGGATTTAATAGTTTCTCAGTGGAGTTCTCTTTAACAAATATCTTCTAAATTaagagtaaatattataaggatTATTGTGCCAATAACACATTTTACGAATAATAATGCGCACGCTTTTGTCATGGCTTAAATAAaatcactaataaaatataagaaacccCAAAAAATTCACAGCTCAAACTAACAAGAGGACAAAACGGAACACAGAGGAAAATCTAAACAAACTGACCacgaataaaataagttttgcaCAAATTTCACAATGGATGTTTGGAGTACCACCTTTAAACTCAAAAGAAACAACACAAAACAGTGCTATCTCATCGGctactgaaaatataaataatattacttcattTACAGGtaagacaattattataatatttttttttataaattcaaggCACCTAAATTtactataactattataaattgtataaacaaaCTAAATCTTAAACGTAAAATTTCATCTCACTATCTTTATCCCGCTTAGTGGTTCACAtcaatgtgtcgcgttccgggaacagcATGTGTATATCTAAATCCACACAGGCCAGCATAACTACGTAGACTCGCGAGGGATGACCATATTCCGTCAGTCGACACACTATCTGAACGCTACTCCAATTACCAACAGGTGTAAAGGAATCAAACGCCAATGGCAATATAACGAACCTTACTTAccgtataaaatattgttatgttaaatcttataacTGCACTAAAATCCACTTCATCTTACAGAAACCACCACACGAACCAAAACAAGCCCAGAAACTAGTGCTAGAGTAGACTATCTAGATTTTGAAGAAGTGCTAAACAACATCGCAGTTGATAGCAAAACTTACTCTCGTAGAAAACCTCTAGATAAACACAATGATTCTACAACATTTGATTACATGATATTTGATGAAGATAATGCAACAGACATTACTACTAACACACCTGGGAATGAAGAATGGGAGAACAATTATGCTCCGCCTAAACCAGCTGAAGAAACAGACATAGTTATTGATTTACTAGAATCAGCTAAAAGAATCAAG includes:
- the LOC119191657 gene encoding uncharacterized protein LOC119191657; the encoded protein is MWYSSKSVPSSGNNILSKQRVKRRFAAMLRACLLVCSLVSGTELSFQYQPYRRSNEPCKICYGEDCLQMNQARCEYYVETDEILHEEKIEEVDNHEMREEVDRLMYRFMEKASDANTECIPLVSPICGLHPKENICVGCKTCSCDLSGSWNCTTVSRCRADVVTDIDHRMLVFIIENLMNDI